A region from the Gallus gallus isolate bGalGal1 chromosome 25, bGalGal1.mat.broiler.GRCg7b, whole genome shotgun sequence genome encodes:
- the LOC425662 gene encoding methanethiol oxidase-like isoform X2, producing the protein MDRCRVQCYEYPSCPDVVKPKCYQACSEAPKEELAYVTCTYRETCINQPDFLATIDLNPRSPHYCQVIHRLPVPNLKDELHCSGWNAGKVCFDNITTKKNKLILPCLISSRIYVVDVGTQCRAPTVCKMIEPVDVFWKCNKGHLSVVHSLPNGDILIANMGDAAGHGKGGFIVLDGDTFELKGNWEHECEVPPTGYDFWYQPRHNVLISTAGMVPRIAGRGFNPDDLKKGVFGRRLNVWNLSCRTLTQCFDLGEDSLPLSVKFLHNPDAAEGYVSCALSGIIYRFYKCERDSWAVEEAIQIPAKDVSGWILPKMPAFPSDLVISLDDKYLYVCNWLHGDIRQYEISRTCKPRLVGQVFVGGSILRGGPVTVCRDEELKCQPEPLVIKCKRVYGGPAKIQLSVDGKRLYVTNSFYSTWDKQFYPNVVKEGSVMLQIDVDTEKGGLTVNKNFLVDFGKEPNGPCLAHDIRFPCGDSTSDILA; encoded by the exons ATGG ACAGATGCAGAGTTCAGTGCTACGAGTACCCCAGCTGCCCTGATGTAGTGAAACCCAAGTGCTATCAGGCATGCTCTGAAG CTCCTAAGGAAGAGCTTGCATATGTGACATGTACTTACCGAGAAACATGCATCAACCAACCCGACTTCCTGGCCACCATCGATCTCAACCCCAGATCTCCGCATTACTGCCAG GTGATCCACCGCCTGCCCGTGCCCAACCTCAAAGATGAGCTGCACTGTTCGGGGTGGAACGCTGGCAAAGTCTGCTTTGACAATATCACAACGAAAAAGAACAAGCTGATCCTCCCCTGTCTGATTTCTTCCCGTATTTACGTGGTGGATGTGGGTACGCAGTGCCGGGCTCCCACAGTGTGTAAG ATGATTGAGCCAGTGGATGTCTTCTGGAAGTGCAACAAGGGACATCTTAGTGTAGTTCACAGTCTGCCCAATGGTGACATTCTGATCGCCAACATGGGGGATGCAGCTGGCCATGGAAAAG GTGGATTTATTGTGCTGGATGGAGACACCTTTGAGCTGAAGGGAAACTGGGAACATGAGTGTGAGGTCCCCCCAACGGGCTATGACTTCTGGTACCAGCCACGCCACAACGTTCTCATCAGCACCGCCGGGATGGTCCCAAGAATTGCAGGACGTGGATTTAACCCGGATGATCTGAAGAAAG ggGTCTTTGGGCGCCGCCTGAATGTATGGAATCTGTCCTGCCGTACCCTCACGCAGTGCTTTGACCTGGGGGAGGACTCATTGCCCCTGAGCGTTAAGTTCCTCCACAACCCCGATGCTGCCGAGGGCTACGTCAGCTGTGCCCTGAGCGGCATCATCTACCGCTTCTACAAGTGCGAG AGAGACAGCTGGGCAGTGGAGGAGGCCATCCAGATACCAGCCAAGGACGTGTCGGGATGGATTCTGCCCAAGATGCCAG CCTTCCCCAGCGACCTGGTCATTTCCTTGGACGACAAGTACCTGTACGTCTGCAACTGGCTGCATGGGGACATCCGCCAGTACGAGATCTCCAGGACCTGCAAGCCCCGGCTGGTGGGACag GTGTTTGTGGGAGGCAGCATCCTGCGAGGCGGACCTGTGACGGTGTGCAGAGATGAAGAGCTGAAGTGCCAGCCGGAGCCCTTGGTGATCAAG TGCAAGAGGGTGTACGGTGGCCCTGCTAAGATCCAGCTCAGCGTGGATGGCAAGAGGCTGTACGTCACCAACTCCTTCTACAGCACTTGGGACAAGCAGTTCTACCCGAACGTGGTCAA GGAAGGCTCTGTCATGCTGCAGATCGATGTGGACACTGAGAAGGGAGGCCTGACGGTGAACAAGAACTTCCTGGTGGATTTTGGAAAGGAACCCAATGGGCCTTGTCTCGCCCACGACATCCGCTTCCCTTGCGGAGATTCCACCTCCGACATCTTGGCCTAG